AACATCGAGTGGTGTCACACCAATCCGGCCTGGGGCTGCATCGACACAGACCCCGCCCACGGTTGCGCGCCGACGGATCCGCAGTGGGGCTGCATTCCCACAGATCCGGCGTGGGGCTGCCCGCCGACGGACCCGGCGTGGGGTTGCATCCCCACGGATCCGGCGTGGGGCTGCGTGCCCACGGATCCTTCCTGGTGCGCCACAGATCCCAACTGGTGCGCCACGGACTTCACCTGGTGCGCGACGGATTTCACCTGGTGCAACACGGACCAGAGTTATTGCGCCACCGATCCCACCTGGTGCGCGACGGATTTCAACTGGTGCGCCACCGATCCCAACTGGTGTGCGACGGATCCGACCTACTGCTCCACGGACCCGACCTGGTGCAACACGGATCCCAGCTGGTGCGCCACGGACCCGACCTGGTGCGCGACGGATCCCAACTGGTGCTCCACCGACCCGATGTGGTGCACGACCGATCCGGCCACCTGTCCGGTGGTGGGTGCGGACGACCAGCCGGTGGGCCTGGAGCTGGGCGAGGCCCAGCCCAATCCCTTCAACCCCTTCACCACCCTGAGCTTCTCCTTGCCCGAGACGGGTCAGGTGCGGCTGCTGGTCTACGATCTGCGCGGCCGGATGGTGCGTGAGTTGGTGAACGGGATGGTGTCCCGCGGCACGAACCGCGTGCTCTTCGACGGCAGCAACCTGCCCTCCGGCGTCTATCTCTACGTGCTGGAGACCGAGCAGGGCACGCTGCGCAACAAGATGTTGCTGGTGAAGTGATGCGTCAGCCTCCGATGTGATGAACCTGGCAGAGGCCGGCCCGTCCGGCCTCTGCTTCGTTACCTCGACCTGCACGGAGCGACAGGAGGACGGCATGCGATTCCGCCAGGAGAGCGGCCCCGGGATGGGTCTGAGCGCGGTGGCGGGCGACGCCTGCCTGAGCGCGGCCCTGCTGCTGGCCGGCGGATTGCTGCCACCCCTTCATGGCGCCACCGGCGCCCTGCCCACGATCCTGCTGGCCGCGGCGGGTCTGGCTCTCCTGCTCGCCGACCGGCCGCTGGCCTGGCGCCACGCCGCCCTGCTGCCGGTGCCGCTGCTGGCCGCCCTGCTGCCCGTGCCCGCCCGCGCCGCCGCCTTGGGACTGGGTCTGGCGCTGCTGGTCTGGCTGGAACCCGGCGCCCGCCGCGCGGCCTTCCTCGCGCGCCTGGCCCTGCTGGTCTGCGGATTGGGTCTGGCGCTCTGGATTCCCCAGGCCTACTTCCTCTTCGACGGACTGGCCCGGGTCCAGTCCGACCTGCTTGCGCAGCTCGCCGGCCGGCCGCTGCGGCTGGGAGAAGGGCCTCTGCTGCACATCCCGCTGTTCTTCCTCCTGCGCGCGGCCCTGCAGTGGCTGGGTGGAGGCGGCGCGCGGCGGCTGTGGACTTCCGGTGGCGCGCTGATCCTGCACTGGCTGCTGCTCAGCCAAGCCTGGCGGCTGGGCTGGGCCACGCCCGACCGGCTCGAAGGCTGGATTCCCCTGCTGCTGTTCCTCCTCTTCTTTCTGCTGGATCAGCTGGCGGGGGAACCGGCCCTTTGTGGCCAGTCATCCGGCGCTTCGGGTCGGGGACCTTTCATTGCGGCCCTGCTGCTGCCCGCGGGCGCGGCCCTGGGTCTGGCGCTCTGTCTGACGCCGCCGCCCGCCCGGCTGGACGGCGTGGCTGTGGGCATCCGCCAGGCCGGGCTCTGGTCCGCCGAACTGCCGGTGGAGGAGGACGGCGCCGCGCCCCGGCTGGGCGGCCTGCTGGCCGTGCTGCGGACCTGGGGCGCCCACGTGGAGGTGCTGAATGACGCGGCGCTGACGGCCGGTCCGGCCTGCCGCGTGCTCTTCGTCGTGCAGCCTGACCAGCCCCTGGCGCCGGAGCTGCGCGCCGCCCTGCGCCGCTGGCTGGAAGCGGGCGGCGTGTTGATCGCCGTGGGCGAGCACACCCACGTCCACGGCATCGGCGTGGGGATGGGCTCGCTGCTCCAGGACTACCACATCAAGCTCCGCGACGACAGCGCCATCCCCTCCCTCAACGGCTGGCAGTGGGGCCACGATCTGCGCTTCCACGCCTCTCCGGCCACGGCGGGCCTGCGCGACAGCCAGCACCTGGGCGCGAGCATCGGAGCCTCGCTGGATGTCCGCTTCCCGGCCATGCCCCTGGTCACCGGCTGCCTGGCCTTCGCCGACACAGGGGACCCCTCCAATCCGCGCGGCCGGCTGGGCAACACGCGGCCCGACCCCGGCGAGCGGCTGGGCAGCGTGCCGCTGCTGGCCGCGGAACCCGTGGGGAAGGGCCTGCTGGTGGTGCTGGGCGACAAGTCCCCGCTGATGTCGCTCAACAACCCACTGGTCTGGCCCTTCTACCTCAACTTGAGCGGACGGCTGGAAGGCCGGACCTGGCAGGACCAGCGCGGACTGCGGCTGGCCCTGCTCGCGTTGCTGCTGGCCTCCCTCTGGCCCGTCTTGCGCGGCCTGCCCCCCCGGCAGGAGCTGGCGGTGACGGCCCTGCTGCTGCCCCTGCTGGCCTGGCCCCTGCGCGCGCCGGACACGCCGCCGCCCGCGCCGGCGGCCCGTGGGGGAATCGTCTGGATCGACCACTCCCACCAACCCTCGTGGTGGCATCCGCCGGATCACGACTGGAGTCCGAGCGCGCTGGTGCGGAACACCTTTCTGGCGGGCGGGCTGCCTCTGGCCCTGCATGAGCTGGACGCCGCCAGCCTGGCGGGCAGCCGCGCCCTGCTCATCGCCGGCAGCGCGCGCGCCTATTCGCGTCACGAACAGAGGCTGCTGGCGCAGTACGTGGAACAGGGCGGACGACTGGTGATTGCCGGTGACGGCCGGCGCGCCGCCGGACTGCGCGGCCTGCTGGCCGCCTTCGGTCTGGGGCTGGGGGAGACGCCGCTGGGCTCCGCCGCGGAGGCACGCTCACCTCAGCGCGGAACCGACTTCCGCTTCTGGGAGGCCTGGGATGTCCAGGACCTGCGGGGCGGGGCGGACACCCTGGTGGCCTGCTGGGGCCTGCCCATCGTGCTGGAGCGGAAACTGGGCGCGGGCCGCGTGATCGTGATCGGCGACGAGCGCGCCTTCAGCCGCTGGGCCCTGGATGACGAGGGCCGGGCCGGCATCTGGCAAAGCACGGCCACGCGCTTCCGGCGCATGCAGGTGGGGACGCCGCGCCTGATCCCCAGCCCGGCAAAGCGCCAGTATCAGGCCCGGGTGGAGGCGGGCGCGGCCTCCGCCGCCCTCCCGCCAACCGATCGACCCCGGCCCGTCGCCGGTCCCCCGCCGGCGCCGGTTGCCGCGGCGGAGCTGCCGCCCCACACGCGCTGGGCCTTGCAGGTGCTGGGCCTCAACCCCGCCCGGCCGGAGGCGGCGGGCAGCGGAGGAGTCCGCCCATGACCCCCCGTGCCCTGTTGCTGCGCCGCCACGCGGACTACCTGGCGCTGGCCGCCGTGCTGCTGGCCCAACCTGTCCTGACCCTGCCGCCCGGCTCGGGGACGGCCTGCTGGATCCTGGCAGGACTGGCCTTGCTGCTGGGGTTGGCCGCTCCTGCGCCCACGGGCGCACGCGGGCCTGCGGCCTGGACAGCCCTGGCAGCCGCCGGATTGGCGTTCCTCCTGCCCGGGGCCTGGCGGCCCGGACTGGCGCTCCTGCTGCTGGGCGGACTGGCGGGACTGCTCCGTCACGCCGGAGCCGGGCGGGTGGCGGCCGCCGGCCGGCGCGCGGGTCTGCTCTTCCTGCTGGGCTCCCTGCTCAGCGGACCCCTCCAGCTGCTGCTGGCCATGTTCGAATCCTGGCCGCCGGCGGGCTGGGCGGCCTGGCTGACGGGGCGGCTGGCCGGGCTCCAGGTGGCGCTCCAGGACGGATCGCTGGTGCTGCAGACGCCGGTGGAACACCAGCCCTTCCCGTTGGCACCCGAGTGGACGGGCTTCGTGATCCAGCTGCTGCTGGCGGGACTGGCGCTGGCCTGGTGGGCCGGGCGGCCGCGCCGTCTGCCGGCGCTGGCGGCGGCCCTGGTTCTGGGTCAGCTCTGGCTGGGGACCGTGTTTCTCTGGCTCTGCCAGGTGGGCGCCGGGCTGGGCTTCTTTGAGCTTCCCTGGCAGCCATTGCTCTGGATCGCCGCCGGCCTGCCGCCGCTCTGGCTGGCCGCGCGCCTGTTGCCCGCCGCCCCCTCGGCGCCGCCCGTCCCGCGTCCTGCTGTGTCACGCCGGCGCCGCGGCCTGGATCTGGCCCTGGGCCTGACGGGTCTGATCCTGCTGACGGCCGGGCTGCTGGGGGAGGACCGCGGCCAGGCCAAGGCCGGCCGGCTGCTGATCGACGACGGGCACAGCGACTGGGAGTGGGTGGAGACGCCCATGACCCCTGACGTGTTCGGCAGCAAGAGCACCTACAACTACCACGGGCTGGGGCGCCTGCTGGCCCAGTACTACGACTTGACCGTGACCCACGACCCGCTCACCCCCGCCCGGCTGGCGCAGACGGACGTGCTGGTCCTCAAGACGCCCACCCGGCCCTACGCCGCAGAGGAGATCGCCGCCGTGCACGAGTTCGTGCGGGCCGGGGGCGGGCTCTATCTGATCAGCGACCACACCAACATTTTTGGCATGAGCACGTGGCTGAACCAGGTGGCCGAGCCGCTGGGCTTCACCTTCAACTCGGACGCGGTCTTCAGCCTCTGGTCGCGCTCCGACCAGCTCTGGCGGCAGGAGAGCCCGCTGCCCCACCCGGCGGTGGCCGGGCTGGCCCAGTACCGCTTCCTGACCTCGTGCTCCATCCGGCCGGGCTGGGGCACGCGCGTGGCCATGGCCGGCGCCCAGGCGGGCTCCGCGCTGGTCTGCTACCACGAGAGCAATTTCTTCAACCCCCACCCGCCCCGCGCCGAACAGCGCTTCGGGCGGCTGATCCAGCTGGCCTCCACGCGGGTGGGCCGCGGTCGCGTGCTCGGCTTCACCGATTCCACCACCTACTCCAACTTCGCCGTGTTCTGGCCCGGGCGGCTGGAGCAGCTGCTGGCCGCCCTGGACTGGCTGAACCGGCGCAACTCGGCCCTGCCCTGGACCTGGCTCGCTGGACTGGGCGGCTTGCTGCTCTGCGGTTGGCTGGCCCTCGGGCGCCGGCTGGCGGGCCGGGACTGGGTGCCGCTGGCCTTGCTGGCCGCCCTGTTCACCTTGCCCGCGCTGCGCGCGCTGGGCCGTCCCGTGCCGCCCGAGCTGCGGCGCCCGCTGCCCGCGGCCAGTCTGGACGCCGCGCTCTCCCAGGTCAAGTTCCCCCTGGAAGACAAGCTGGACCCGCTGGACCCGCGCAACGTCGAGACCTTCTTCATCTGGCTGCACCGCTCCGGCCTCCTGCCCGTGCTGACCCAGGGCAGCATTCCCCCCCAGAGCCGCCTGCACATCGTGCTCAACCCGGCCCGCGTGCCCGGCGCCGCCGCCCAGGCCGAGCAACGCGCCTTCCTGGAGCGCGGCGGCACCCTGCTGGTGGCGCTGCGGCCCTCGCAGTACACGGCCGGTCTCAACGCCTGGCTGGCGCCCTACGGCGTGGGATTCGGCACGCGGCTGGTGCAGCAGCAGGCCGTGGCGCTGGATTCCCCGGGGGATTCGGTCTGGGTGGACGAGGCGCTGAGCGTCGAAGGCGGCCGGCCCTTTGTGTGGGACCGGATGGGCCAGGCGCTGGCAACGGAGGTCGCGGTGGGGCGGGGCCGGCTGGTGGTTTCGGGTTTGGCAGACGGATTCAGCAACGCCCACCTGGGCACCTATGACTCCGTGCCCACCGGCCTGGCGCTGGAATACCTGCGCCTCTACTACCGGCACGTAGGCCTGCAATTGGCCGCGGACCAGCCTGCCGCCGGAACGGCGGAATTCCCGGCCCGCGAGTGAGTCCCTTGGGCGGTTCTCGCTGCCTGAGGGGGGCGGGGAGGAGGCGCGCGGCCTACTCCAGGTTGTCGTCCAGGCTCTGGTCGGACAGGACCGCCACCACGCGGTACTGACGGCCGGGCAGCGCCAGCTCCTGGGGGCCGGAGAGCCAGTTGGTGGATGTGGTTTCCGCGATGCCGCGGAAGGCGTCGTCCGCCAGGCCGCGGGCCTCCACGCGGTAGCGCAGGGCCATGGGCAGGTTGTTCCAACTCAGGCGCACGCGGCCGCCCTGGCGCTGGATGACCAGCCCGTTGACCCGCAGGGGCACCAGACGCAAGAGGGCGCGATCCACCTGGATCAGGCCGTGGCCGCTGCTCAGGTCGTAGCCCGGCGTGCCCAGATCGCGGGCGGTTTCCTCCACGGCGCTCTCGATCTCGTCCAGGGTGGCCGTCAGATCCGCGGCGCGCAGCAGGGCCAGGGCGCCGCTGGCATAGGCACAGGCGGCGGAGCTGCCGTTGAAGTCACTGCGATAGCCGCCACCCATCACGGCCGCCGTGAGTCGCACGCCGGGGGCCAGCAGGTCCAGCCCGGTGCCGGTATTGCTGGCCCACCAGGTCTCGCCGTCGCAGCTCGCGGCAGTCTTGGGCTCGCCGCAGGGGCTCATGGCGCCCACCGACACGCAGAGGGGATGGCGGGCGGGAAACTCCAGTTCATTGTCGCCCGAGTTGCCCGCGGCGGCCACCACCCACATGCCCTCCAGTCGTCCCGCCTCGATCACGGCGCTGGCCGGACCGTAGTCCTGGGCCATGCCGCCGGAAAAATTGGCCACGTCCATATCTAACTGAAGGGCGTAGTTCAGGCCGTTGGCCAGCGCGCTGGCGCTGCCCATGCCGATGCTGTTGAAGACCTTCAGCGGCAGGATCCGCACCTGGCGGCTCAATCCGGCCAGGCCGGTCTGGTTGTCGACCAGCGCGCCCAGCAGCGAGGCCACCGCCGTGCCGTGGCCGTTGTCGTCCACGGCGCCCGGCAGGTTGGTCAGGAAGTTGAAGCCCGGCAGCAGGCGCTCGTGGAACTCCGGGTGGTTGGGATCCACGCCCGAGTCCAGCACGGCCACCAGCGGGCTGCGGGCCTCGGGACTCAGATCCCAGGCGGTGAGCATGCCCAGGTCCAGCCCCGGCGTGCCGATGGACTGCCCCTGGGACGTGCGGGCCTGTCCCGTGTTATGCAGGGCCCACTGGTTGGGGAAGAGCGGATCGTTGGGCGTCGTGCTGGCGTGGGTCACCCAGTCGGGCACCGCCGAACGCACGCCCGGCAGGCGGGCCAGACTGTCGCAGAGCGCCGGGATGTCGCGCTCAAGCGGAGTCTCCACCAGCCACCAAGCCCCCAGTCGCCCCTGGTTCCACAGCCGGCTGCCGGCGCTGGCGGGGAAGTGGGCCCGCAGTCCGAGCCGGCGCTCCTTGAGCCAGGACTGCAGCGCGGCGGGAGGCTGGTCCGGTCCCGCGGGAACCGTCGCCAGTTCGATGGCCAGCCGGCCCGGGACGTGCGCGGGCACTCCGGCCACGGCGGAGGACAGGGTGAACAAGGCCAGGCAAAGGCGAACGCAGGTGGCGCGCATCTGGTTGTTTTTCGTTTGAAAGTCGGGCACGATGGGGGTCGATGCTTCCGTTTGACGGCGCTTACAATCGGGAACTGCGCCTTGAGATGCAAGGCGGCGCTGGAACGGGGCAAGGGTGGAGTGGTCGCGGACCGGCGGGCGGGCCGGAGTGTCGAGCTTGCTGGACTGCAGGGTTCCGCCCTCCCACTGACCCCCCACCCGCCCCGGGGAGAAGCTTTGCGCCCCCGGTTTCGTTCCCGTTATCGGCGGCCGGAAGGCCGGTCTTTTCCCGGGCGTCCAGCCCTCCGGTCCCCGAGATCGCCGCCGGGTCCGGCCCACTTCGATTCCCCGCGGAAACTGGACGCCCGGTCCCGCGCCGTCCCTCGTTGTCCACAGACAGAATTCACTGGGCAGAGGCTGCCGTCCACCCGATCGGACAGCTCCCCGCCGATTGAAATCGCAGCCTGTTTAGGGTTGCAGCTTCAGTCTTCAAGCCCTACCCTTCCCCGGTCCAACCCAATCGAAGAACATCTACCCTGCTTGGCCCCGCGCCCGCTCGCGCGGTCATGCCCATATGGAAGGACGCTTCATGCGCCTCACAGCCTCCGCGTTCCTGCTGGCGGCCGTCCTGACCGCCCACGGATCCGCCCCGAACCCGGCGTTGACCCCCAGCGTCTCCAGCATCCCGACCGTCACGGTGGATGGCTACCAGGCCGTGGCCGGCCGGCTGATGATCCGGCTGAAGAGCGAGGCCCTGGCTTCCACGCGCGCCGACCGCGCCGAGCTGGACGCTGTCCCCGCGCTGGCCAGCTTCGGCCAGGACCGCGGCCTGCGGAGCAGCCGGCCGCTGATTCAGCACGACCTGGATGCCGTGGCCCGCGAGGCGGGGCTGGATCGCGACGTGCTCGTCGACCTGGCGCCCGGCACGGACCTGAAGCTCGAGCAGGCCGCCTGGGCCGCGCGCCCGGAAGTGGAGTGGGCCGAGTTCGATTACATCGAGCGGATCATGGTGACGCCCAACGACCAGTACTTCAACGGGCAGTGGGGCCTGCGCAATCTGGGCACCGGCGGCTACACCAACGATTGCGACATCGACGCCGAACTGGCCTGGGACGTCTTCACGGGCTCCAACAGCATCACCATCGCCATCATCGACACGGGCGTGCGCCTGACGCACCAGGACCTGTCCGCCAAGATCGTCGCCGGGTATGACTTCGTGAACAACGACGCCACGCCGAGCGACGACCACATGCACGGCACGGCCTGCGCCTCCCTGGCGGCGGCCAGCACCAACAACAGCTCGGGCATGGCCGGCGTGGACTGGAACGCGCGCATCATGCCCATGAAGGGCCTCAACGCCGCGGGCGAGGGCACCGATTCGGCCATCATCCAGTGCATGGACTGGGCCCGCTCCCACGGCGCGGACGTGATCAGCATGAGCCTGGGTGGCGGCTCCTACAACAGCTCCTTCAACACGGCCGTCAATGCGGCCTACAGCGCGGGCATCCCCGTCGTCTGCGCCGCGGGCAACGAGAACTCCGGCACCTTAAGCTATCCGGCGCGCTACACCAATTCCTTCGCCGTGGGCGCCCTCTCGCCCTGCAACCAGCGCAAGAGTCCGTCCTCCTGCGACGGCGAGAGCTGGTGGGGCAGCAACTACGGGACGGGGCTGGATGTCCTGTCCCCCGGCGTGCTGCTGCGCAGCGCCACCAACACCTCGAACACGTCCTACATCTCCGACATGAACGGCACTTCCGGCGCCACGCCCCAGGTGGCCGGCGTGGCCGCCCTGATGAAGGGCCTGAACGCAAACCTGTCGGCCCAGCAGATCTACGACATGATCGACGACACGGCGGACGATCTGGGCAGCGCGGGCTGGGACACTCAGACGGGCTGGGGCCGGATGAACGCCCACCAGGCCGTGCTGGCCGCCTCGGGCAACTCCTGCGCCAGCGACCTGGTGAGTCCCGTGATCGTCCACGCGGCCCTGGGCAACACCAACAACAACAGCACGCCCTATCCCGTGACGGCGACGGTGACCGACAATTGCACGGTGAGCAGCGTGACCCTGCGCCATCAGGTGGGCGGCGGCAGCTGGACCAGCCAGCTCATGACCCTGGTCAGCGGCACCTACAACGGGACCATCCCGCCCCAGGCCTTCGGCTCGGTGGTGAACTACCAGATCGTGGCCCTGGACCAGAACTCCAACCTCGCCTCCGTGAGCCACACCTTCGTGGTGGTCAATCCCTGCGATCTGGATTTCGACGCGCCCAGCGCGGCCCTGCTGGCCCCCGTGGGCGATCTCGGCAGCGACAGCGCGCCCATCGACGTGCAGGTCAGCGCCAGCGATCCCTGCGGCATCCTGGAGGTCCAGGTGGGCTACCAGCTCGACGGCGGCGGCATGCTCTTCGAGAACGCCTCCCACGTGGGCGGGGACCTGTTCGCCTGCCAGCTGCCGGCCCAGCCCTACGGGACCAGCGTGGCGCTCACGGTCTACGTCTACGACGCCTCGGTCAACCAGAACGAAGCGGTGCTCACCCGGACCGTGCAGGTGGTGGATCCCTGCGGCAGCGACGCCGGCGCGCCCCTGGTGGAGCTGCTCGCTCCCTTCCCGGCCACGCTGCAGGCCGGCGTGGCGGCGCAGGCCCAGGTCTCGGCCGGCGACCCCTGCGACCTGCAGACCGTCGTCCTCGCCTGCAGCCTGGACGGCGGACCGACCCAGCCCGGCACGGCCTTGCTAGAGGCGCCGGGCCAGTACCTGTTGGAATTGCCGGCCCAGGCGGCGGCGGGCACCCTGGCCTGGACCCTGCTGGTGACGGACGACAGCCCCCAGCACAACCTCACCCAGCTGACGGGCAGCCTGACGGTGCTGCCCGCGCCCGAATTGCCCACGCCCCAGGTCAACATCGCCCTGCAGGGCGGCGGGCAGGTGCAGCTCAGCTGGCCGGCTGTGCCCGAAGCCACGGGTTACTTCGTCTATTCCGCCAGCCTGGTGGGCGGCCCCTGGACCCTGCTGCTGGACACGCCGGCCCTGTCGTTGGCGCTGCCCGTGGCCACGGACGAACGCCGCCTGTTCCAGGTGGTGGCCCACAACTGATCGCCTGCCAATCGGCTCCCACACGGCCGCCTTCCCGCCGGGGAGGGCGGCCGTTTTCGCTCTGCGCCCGCACGGCCGCGCCAGCCTGCGCGGGTCTCGCCCACCATCCGCGCGAGTGTTAAGCAATAGACAGTAAAGAGGTTGACGGACAACATCTTCGAACGTATTCTTGCGGCCCTTGGATCCTGCACCTTCCTCACAGCCGATCAGGAGAAACAGGATGCGTCGGACGATTGATTGCCCCACGGCCCCATGTGCCCTGCCGCGCCTGCGCAGCAGTCTCATGTTGCCGGCCCTGGCGTTGCTGGTCGCCACGAGCGCGGCGGAGATTCGCTATGAGGTCACGGTGTTGCCCTCAGGGGGACCTTACTCGTACTCGCTGGCGGCGGGAATCAACGAGTCCGGCCAAGTGGTGGGATCCGCAGCCAATGCCGACGGGCTGATCCAGGCGGCTGTTTGGACCGATGGTCAGGTTTCCATCCTGGGCGGGCTCTACGGACTGTCCTCCAGGGGCTATGCCATCAACGACTCGGGCCACGTGGCGGGCTGGAGCGACGTGCCGGTGTTCACCTCGCAGGGCCAGGCCTTCAAGTGGGCGAACGGCGTCTTCACCGAACTGGAAACCCTGGGCGGCATCACCAGTTGGGCTAGCGGCATCAACAACCACGGTATGGTCTGCGGCGTGGCGCAAGTGGAGAGCTCCGATGTCCGTCACGCCGTGGCATGGGACAACGCGGGTACTCTCTTCGTCGTGCAAGAATTCAGCGGCGCTTCGGCCATCAACAGGATCGGCCAGGTGACATGTACGGTGGTCGAGGAAATGGTTTGCGCGGATGGGGTGACCGGTTGGGTGGGGCAGGGCGCCATCTGGCCTGGCCCGGTACCCTTGGGCATGCTGGGCATGGCAAGCGGCAGCCAAGCCCTGGCCATCAACGACCTGGGACAGGCGGTGGGCCATTCGGCGCGCAACGATGCCTATTGCGGCGGTGGGGGGGATGTCCGCGATTGGTTGGGAACTGCGGCCGTGCTCTTTGACAACGGCTCCTTGGTGGACCTGGGTCTCCTTGACGGCGTCGTCGGTTTTGATCAAGCCTTGGCCTTGAACAACCGCGGCCAGGTGGTGGGCTCGGCCATGGACAACACAACGGCCTTCCTCTGGGAGGACGGCGTAATGACCGACTTGAACGAGCTGGTGGATCCCGCCCTGGGCCTTCACTTGAGCAGCGCCGTGGGCATCAATGACCGCGGGCAGATCGTCTGCAACGACACCTGGTTGGGTCAGGCCGTGCTGCTCACTCCCATCGAGACCCGTCCGCCCGTGCTGGTGCTGCCGGGCATCGCCGCCACCTATGCGGCCGACGAGAACGACCTGGGCCCGTGGCTGTTCCAGCGGGGCATCCATCCCAGCGGAATGCAGATCGATCCGCTGGGCCACTTCTACGATGACCTGCTGCAGACCTTGGACAACGCCGGCTACACCCCGGGCGAGGACCTGTTCGCCGCCACCTACGACTGGCGTGTCACGCCGGCGCCCGTGGACGGCGTCTTCGATGGCGTAGTCAGCGGCCTCAGCGCCGCCGCCATCACCGACGGCGGCTTCGAGTACGGGGTGGATTACCTGGGCTACTGGCTGATGCAGGCCATGGATGCCTGGGAGACCGCCCACCCCGGCGACACCCTGCGGGAAGTGGACCTCATCGCCCACTCCACCGGCGGACTGGTGGCCCGGGCCTACCTGCAGAGCGCGGCGCGGGGCGGCCTGCTGCCCGACGGGCGGCGCCTGCCGGAGGTGCGCAAACTGATCATGGTGGGGGTGCCCAACCGCGGCGCCTCCAAGGTCTGGAACCCCCTGCACGACGACT
This genomic interval from Candidatus Delongbacteria bacterium contains the following:
- a CDS encoding S8 family serine peptidase, producing MRLTASAFLLAAVLTAHGSAPNPALTPSVSSIPTVTVDGYQAVAGRLMIRLKSEALASTRADRAELDAVPALASFGQDRGLRSSRPLIQHDLDAVAREAGLDRDVLVDLAPGTDLKLEQAAWAARPEVEWAEFDYIERIMVTPNDQYFNGQWGLRNLGTGGYTNDCDIDAELAWDVFTGSNSITIAIIDTGVRLTHQDLSAKIVAGYDFVNNDATPSDDHMHGTACASLAAASTNNSSGMAGVDWNARIMPMKGLNAAGEGTDSAIIQCMDWARSHGADVISMSLGGGSYNSSFNTAVNAAYSAGIPVVCAAGNENSGTLSYPARYTNSFAVGALSPCNQRKSPSSCDGESWWGSNYGTGLDVLSPGVLLRSATNTSNTSYISDMNGTSGATPQVAGVAALMKGLNANLSAQQIYDMIDDTADDLGSAGWDTQTGWGRMNAHQAVLAASGNSCASDLVSPVIVHAALGNTNNNSTPYPVTATVTDNCTVSSVTLRHQVGGGSWTSQLMTLVSGTYNGTIPPQAFGSVVNYQIVALDQNSNLASVSHTFVVVNPCDLDFDAPSAALLAPVGDLGSDSAPIDVQVSASDPCGILEVQVGYQLDGGGMLFENASHVGGDLFACQLPAQPYGTSVALTVYVYDASVNQNEAVLTRTVQVVDPCGSDAGAPLVELLAPFPATLQAGVAAQAQVSAGDPCDLQTVVLACSLDGGPTQPGTALLEAPGQYLLELPAQAAAGTLAWTLLVTDDSPQHNLTQLTGSLTVLPAPELPTPQVNIALQGGGQVQLSWPAVPEATGYFVYSASLVGGPWTLLLDTPALSLALPVATDERRLFQVVAHN
- a CDS encoding T9SS type A sorting domain-containing protein, whose protein sequence is MIPSCTTSVRRWCGAGVLLAFTLPALADTASPLYQYQTKATVARYEGGLTQVGRAVAPHPGRAAAAQPQREVTDPVECATDYAWCPTNPAIGCDTSPTWCFQTDPITCQTNIEWCHTNPAWGCIDTDPAHGCAPTDPQWGCIPTDPAWGCPPTDPAWGCIPTDPAWGCVPTDPSWCATDPNWCATDFTWCATDFTWCNTDQSYCATDPTWCATDFNWCATDPNWCATDPTYCSTDPTWCNTDPSWCATDPTWCATDPNWCSTDPMWCTTDPATCPVVGADDQPVGLELGEAQPNPFNPFTTLSFSLPETGQVRLLVYDLRGRMVRELVNGMVSRGTNRVLFDGSNLPSGVYLYVLETEQGTLRNKMLLVK
- a CDS encoding DUF4350 domain-containing protein, which gives rise to MRFRQESGPGMGLSAVAGDACLSAALLLAGGLLPPLHGATGALPTILLAAAGLALLLADRPLAWRHAALLPVPLLAALLPVPARAAALGLGLALLVWLEPGARRAAFLARLALLVCGLGLALWIPQAYFLFDGLARVQSDLLAQLAGRPLRLGEGPLLHIPLFFLLRAALQWLGGGGARRLWTSGGALILHWLLLSQAWRLGWATPDRLEGWIPLLLFLLFFLLDQLAGEPALCGQSSGASGRGPFIAALLLPAGAALGLALCLTPPPARLDGVAVGIRQAGLWSAELPVEEDGAAPRLGGLLAVLRTWGAHVEVLNDAALTAGPACRVLFVVQPDQPLAPELRAALRRWLEAGGVLIAVGEHTHVHGIGVGMGSLLQDYHIKLRDDSAIPSLNGWQWGHDLRFHASPATAGLRDSQHLGASIGASLDVRFPAMPLVTGCLAFADTGDPSNPRGRLGNTRPDPGERLGSVPLLAAEPVGKGLLVVLGDKSPLMSLNNPLVWPFYLNLSGRLEGRTWQDQRGLRLALLALLLASLWPVLRGLPPRQELAVTALLLPLLAWPLRAPDTPPPAPAARGGIVWIDHSHQPSWWHPPDHDWSPSALVRNTFLAGGLPLALHELDAASLAGSRALLIAGSARAYSRHEQRLLAQYVEQGGRLVIAGDGRRAAGLRGLLAAFGLGLGETPLGSAAEARSPQRGTDFRFWEAWDVQDLRGGADTLVACWGLPIVLERKLGAGRVIVIGDERAFSRWALDDEGRAGIWQSTATRFRRMQVGTPRLIPSPAKRQYQARVEAGAASAALPPTDRPRPVAGPPPAPVAAAELPPHTRWALQVLGLNPARPEAAGSGGVRP
- a CDS encoding S8 family serine peptidase, which encodes MRATCVRLCLALFTLSSAVAGVPAHVPGRLAIELATVPAGPDQPPAALQSWLKERRLGLRAHFPASAGSRLWNQGRLGAWWLVETPLERDIPALCDSLARLPGVRSAVPDWVTHASTTPNDPLFPNQWALHNTGQARTSQGQSIGTPGLDLGMLTAWDLSPEARSPLVAVLDSGVDPNHPEFHERLLPGFNFLTNLPGAVDDNGHGTAVASLLGALVDNQTGLAGLSRQVRILPLKVFNSIGMGSASALANGLNYALQLDMDVANFSGGMAQDYGPASAVIEAGRLEGMWVVAAAGNSGDNELEFPARHPLCVSVGAMSPCGEPKTAASCDGETWWASNTGTGLDLLAPGVRLTAAVMGGGYRSDFNGSSAACAYASGALALLRAADLTATLDEIESAVEETARDLGTPGYDLSSGHGLIQVDRALLRLVPLRVNGLVIQRQGGRVRLSWNNLPMALRYRVEARGLADDAFRGIAETTSTNWLSGPQELALPGRQYRVVAVLSDQSLDDNLE